One window from the genome of Variovorax sp. PAMC26660 encodes:
- a CDS encoding LuxR C-terminal-related transcriptional regulator, with the protein MQPASSHGTPALRTRSRRLLARRGLLDRLTGPNDRRCVVLQAPAGFGKSALLLSWQRELVSADTDIAWVRLADLAEGDLHFMTALMAALGDIDAAITRHAVAHARPDADAIERLVIALVRGIGARDRKLVLIVDDVHCAQSGNVLHALQLLVEYAPPNLLCVFASQDDLPMTLAHAPASKTVLELRNDDLRFSLPESIAYLGMRLPDLDARAAAAIHRLTEGWPALLRLASVDVRRRRRGVRSPLAHGVPDPEPFAAYFHAHVFPRLSATQLRLLTCCAPPTRFSAPLCADLAGAGVTSAMCAALLEPLTREGLLSAVPQTPATGGERWWQLHPLLRSVLLSHFAAWPEAERLKLHATACQSFAVRGMHHQAVRHALAAGDRNTAARLVEHGAVTLFVKGGIAEMIALVRQLDPAAIGDNIHLGLWMAWVELADYRLDDCARSIERLRAAPGRLDLAMRYRLTLLGCLLAIRSDDNGAVSRLLPELLTPPAAADDFALAGRRNVLTWLYLHTGEFEQARRIQRDEALPRVDGEPVIGTIFGSLVGQCLVGLSFAIEGQIHRAERVYRQVLREAQERGAHCAEAARLTAQLLVEVLYEQHGPLVATRFIQEQLGTHDGLIPDTTLRMILVSNRAQQAAGRWPEALAHLADLTQAGGLLQRFHMDRALACVLLEQLRIQLKSGDADAARATLQEMEALQARHPDAEAGILRRVADVGERARIHLAMHDGELPLALAKIETLVTRYGQRGQVGIVTTLLLQAAEVERRLGRTEASRARVCAALRLGHRLGLMQTLLSAHDNALPLIRTAATIPKLDPVLAFFIERIEALAQSQRDEQAEPPPTQRFRDDQRLSHLLTLREAEIAELLQQSLPNKKIALTLGLSLDTVKWHLKNIYMKLDAHGRRAVAARMRRELELAHDEGGSGK; encoded by the coding sequence ATGCAACCTGCCTCTTCCCACGGAACACCGGCGCTGCGCACCCGAAGCCGCCGCCTGCTCGCGCGCCGGGGTTTGCTCGATCGGCTCACCGGCCCGAACGATCGCCGTTGCGTGGTTCTGCAGGCGCCTGCCGGCTTCGGCAAGAGCGCCCTTCTGCTCAGTTGGCAGCGCGAACTGGTCTCGGCAGACACCGACATCGCCTGGGTGCGGCTCGCGGACCTGGCCGAGGGCGACCTGCACTTCATGACCGCGCTCATGGCCGCCCTGGGCGACATCGACGCAGCCATCACCCGGCATGCCGTGGCGCACGCCCGGCCGGACGCCGACGCGATCGAGCGGCTGGTCATCGCGCTGGTGCGGGGCATTGGCGCGCGCGACCGCAAGCTCGTGCTGATCGTGGACGACGTGCACTGCGCGCAGAGCGGCAATGTGCTGCACGCCCTGCAACTGCTCGTGGAGTACGCGCCGCCGAACCTGCTGTGCGTGTTCGCCAGCCAGGACGACCTGCCCATGACCCTGGCGCACGCCCCCGCCTCGAAGACGGTGCTGGAGCTGCGCAACGACGACCTGCGCTTCAGCCTGCCGGAGTCGATCGCCTACCTCGGCATGCGATTGCCCGACCTCGACGCGCGCGCCGCCGCCGCGATCCACCGGCTGACCGAAGGCTGGCCGGCGCTGCTGCGGCTGGCGAGCGTCGATGTGCGCCGTCGCCGGCGCGGCGTGCGTTCGCCGCTGGCCCACGGCGTGCCCGACCCCGAGCCGTTTGCCGCGTACTTTCACGCCCATGTGTTCCCGCGCCTGTCCGCGACGCAACTGCGCCTGCTCACCTGCTGCGCCCCGCCCACCCGCTTCAGCGCGCCGCTGTGCGCCGACCTCGCGGGCGCCGGCGTCACCTCGGCGATGTGCGCCGCGCTGCTCGAACCGCTGACGCGCGAAGGCCTGCTGTCCGCAGTACCGCAGACGCCGGCCACGGGCGGCGAGCGCTGGTGGCAACTGCACCCGCTGCTGCGCAGCGTGCTGCTGTCGCACTTCGCAGCATGGCCCGAGGCCGAGCGCCTGAAGCTGCACGCCACGGCCTGCCAGTCGTTCGCGGTTCGCGGCATGCATCACCAGGCCGTGCGGCACGCGCTGGCCGCCGGCGACCGCAACACGGCCGCCCGGCTGGTCGAGCACGGCGCGGTGACGCTGTTCGTCAAGGGCGGAATCGCCGAGATGATCGCGCTGGTGCGCCAGCTCGACCCTGCCGCGATCGGCGACAACATCCATCTCGGTCTCTGGATGGCCTGGGTCGAACTGGCCGACTACCGGCTCGACGACTGCGCCCGCAGCATCGAACGGCTGCGCGCGGCGCCCGGGCGCCTCGATCTGGCCATGCGCTACCGGCTCACGCTGCTCGGCTGCCTGCTGGCCATCCGCAGCGACGACAACGGCGCGGTTTCCCGGCTGCTGCCGGAACTGCTGACACCGCCGGCGGCCGCCGACGACTTCGCCCTGGCCGGGCGGCGCAACGTCCTGACCTGGCTGTACCTTCACACCGGCGAGTTCGAGCAGGCGCGGCGCATCCAGCGCGATGAGGCGCTGCCCCGGGTCGACGGCGAACCGGTCATCGGCACGATTTTCGGTTCGCTGGTGGGCCAGTGCCTGGTCGGGCTCTCGTTCGCCATCGAAGGCCAGATCCACCGCGCGGAGCGCGTCTACCGCCAGGTGCTGCGCGAGGCACAGGAGCGCGGTGCGCACTGCGCCGAAGCGGCGCGGCTGACGGCGCAACTGCTCGTCGAGGTGCTGTACGAACAACACGGCCCGCTGGTGGCCACGCGCTTCATCCAGGAGCAGTTGGGCACGCACGACGGCCTGATCCCCGACACCACGCTGCGGATGATCCTGGTGTCGAACCGGGCGCAGCAAGCGGCCGGCAGGTGGCCCGAGGCCCTGGCCCATCTTGCCGACCTGACGCAGGCCGGCGGCCTGCTGCAGCGTTTTCACATGGACCGCGCACTGGCCTGCGTGCTGCTGGAGCAACTCCGGATTCAGTTGAAAAGCGGCGATGCCGATGCGGCACGTGCAACGCTGCAGGAGATGGAGGCGCTGCAGGCCCGCCACCCGGACGCCGAAGCCGGCATCCTGCGGCGGGTGGCCGACGTCGGGGAGCGCGCGCGCATTCACCTGGCGATGCACGACGGCGAACTGCCGCTTGCGCTGGCCAAGATCGAAACCCTGGTGACGCGCTACGGACAGCGCGGCCAGGTCGGCATCGTGACCACCCTGCTGCTGCAGGCGGCCGAGGTCGAGCGCAGGCTCGGCCGCACCGAGGCATCGAGGGCCCGCGTGTGCGCGGCCCTGCGCCTGGGCCACCGGCTCGGCCTGATGCAGACCTTGCTGAGCGCGCACGACAACGCCCTGCCGCTGATCCGCACGGCGGCCACAATCCCCAAGCTCGACCCTGTGCTGGCGTTCTTCATCGAGCGCATCGAAGCGCTGGCGCAATCGCAGCGCGACGAACAGGCCGAGCCGCCGCCCACCCAGCGCTTTCGCGACGACCAGCGCCTGAGCCACTTGCTCACGCTGCGCGAAGCCGAGATCGCCGAGCTGCTGCAGCAGTCGCTGCCGAACAAGAAGATCGCGCTGACGCTCGGGCTGTCGCTCGACACGGTCAAGTGGCACCTCAAGAACATCTACATGAAGCTGGACGCGCACGGGCGCAGAGCGGTCGCCGCGCGCATGCGACGCGAACTTGAACTGGCGCACGACGAGGGCGGCAGCGGCAAGTAG
- a CDS encoding histidine phosphatase family protein has protein sequence MSTLWLQRHAPVVAEAGLCYGATDLEAHADATLAAAQRIAPLLPTGIVLLSSPLRRCVALANAIVALRPDLQLRHDARLAEMNFGAWEGRPWSAIPREDFEAWTADFADSPAGSHGESVRVFMQRVAAVHDEWQAAKGDALWVTHAGVLRAVSLLQRGVRCVETAADWPAGDMPFGGWLTFGDTPGA, from the coding sequence ATGAGCACGCTCTGGCTCCAGCGCCATGCGCCCGTGGTGGCCGAAGCCGGGCTTTGCTACGGCGCGACGGACCTCGAAGCCCATGCGGACGCCACGCTGGCCGCGGCGCAGCGCATCGCGCCCCTGCTGCCGACCGGCATCGTGCTGCTGAGTTCGCCGCTGCGGCGTTGTGTCGCGCTGGCCAATGCCATCGTGGCCCTGCGCCCGGATCTGCAACTGCGCCACGACGCGCGCTTGGCCGAGATGAACTTCGGCGCCTGGGAAGGGCGCCCATGGTCCGCGATCCCGCGCGAAGACTTCGAGGCCTGGACTGCCGATTTCGCCGATTCGCCCGCTGGTTCTCATGGCGAAAGCGTGCGCGTTTTCATGCAGCGCGTGGCCGCCGTGCACGACGAATGGCAGGCAGCGAAAGGCGATGCGCTGTGGGTCACGCATGCCGGCGTGTTGCGCGCGGTGTCGCTGTTGCAGCGTGGTGTTCGTTGTGTCGAAACCGCTGCCGACTGGCCTGCGGGCGACATGCCGTTCGGCGGCTGGCTGACTTTCGGCGATACGCCGGGCGCCTGA